The following coding sequences are from one Methanohalophilus halophilus window:
- a CDS encoding ABC transporter ATP-binding protein, translating into MLEVKTLDKSYSSSTIPFRKKSSRVLENISFRINKHETLCIVGESGCGKTTLAKCLVSLEKPDNGKIILEGRDVTFPDRKTLSFLHTKVQMIFQNADTSLNPRHLIYDSLAEPLRLQGQNKDKVRKRVFQLLSHVGLSEEHLHRHPHQLSGGQNQRIAIARAIALHPDLLIADEITAALDVSVQAQILQLLKTLKKEMDMTLLFISHDLALVKRIADRVAVMQDGNLVEINNTNEIFHNPQSPYTKELISSMAKLSLNSHTPK; encoded by the coding sequence GTGCTTGAAGTAAAAACACTTGACAAAAGTTATTCGTCCTCAACCATTCCTTTCCGGAAAAAGAGTTCCAGGGTGCTTGAAAACATTTCTTTTCGGATTAATAAACATGAAACACTCTGTATTGTAGGAGAAAGCGGCTGTGGGAAAACAACACTTGCAAAATGTCTTGTAAGCCTGGAAAAGCCAGATAATGGAAAAATAATATTGGAGGGAAGAGATGTTACATTTCCTGATCGTAAAACTCTCTCTTTTCTGCATACAAAAGTACAGATGATATTCCAAAATGCTGATACATCCTTAAATCCCCGACATCTTATATATGATTCTCTGGCTGAACCTCTAAGACTGCAAGGTCAAAATAAGGATAAAGTCAGGAAAAGGGTATTCCAATTATTAAGTCATGTAGGCCTTTCTGAAGAACACCTGCATCGACACCCGCATCAGTTGAGTGGGGGACAGAACCAGAGGATTGCTATAGCACGTGCAATAGCCCTTCATCCGGATTTACTGATTGCAGATGAAATTACTGCAGCCCTGGATGTCTCGGTACAGGCCCAGATACTGCAATTACTCAAGACACTGAAAAAAGAAATGGATATGACCTTGCTTTTTATATCTCATGACCTGGCGCTTGTCAAAAGAATCGCAGATAGGGTTGCTGTCATGCAGGACGGAAATCTTGTTGAGATAAATAATACCAATGAGATATTCCATAATCCTCAAAGTCCGTATACAAAAGAATTAATCTCAAGTATGGCCAAACTTTCCCTAAACAGTCATACTCCAAAGTGA